One genomic window of Magnolia sinica isolate HGM2019 chromosome 3, MsV1, whole genome shotgun sequence includes the following:
- the LOC131239871 gene encoding putative pentatricopeptide repeat-containing protein At2g01510: MKPFRIRLFHSLAPLIPKNFPKCLRNPIILKDVDTKILPECSQNPSLLKHVDAQMIKTGFNPRTCRSNYQMEDLLRRGELSEARQLFDEMPHRNIISTNTLISGYVKSGNLCEARQMFDGMIGRNTVTWTIMIGGYSQNKQTQEAFLLFSEMQRAGTEVDHVTIVSLLSACNNGECSNQVIQVHACVLKLGYESALIVSNTLVDSYLKCHLMGDACKMFDKMPRKDCVTFNAMITGFSKDGRSEQALKLFIEMQNMGMKPSEFTFAAILSASTGLGDLVVGQQIHGLVIKTHLGWNVFVSNALLDFYSKCDCVGDARRLFDEMPEVDGVSYNVIITSYAWNGQNKESLDLFRALQFSGFDRKQYPFASILSVAAVQSDFEIGRQIHAQAILTSAESDILVGNSLIDMYAKCGHIDVAEMIFKNRIDRNTVSWTALISGYVQKGFHEEALELFSEMRSADVSSDQATFSSVLRASASLALLGLGKQLHSYIIRSGFMANVFVGSALLDMYAKCGCIEEAGWIFDEMPNRNIVSWNAMITAYSQNGHGKAALTLSEDMLQCGAQPDSVTFLSILSACNHGGLVEEGSRCFNFMTQVCKLEPKREHYACMVDILGRVGRLDEAEKLMAQMPFEPDIIMWSSILNSCRIHCNQELGQRAADQLFKMELKDAGPYVIMSNIYAAAGRWEDVSKVKKAMKDRRVKKEPAYSWVEIKQKIHSFSANDEAHLQTDEIRKMIDTLSKRMEKEGYKPDTSCALHNVEEEIKVESLRYHSERLAIAFALINTPPGSPILIMKNIRACTDCHVAIKVISKIVGREITVRDSSRFHHFRDGFCSCGDYW, from the coding sequence ATGAAACCATTCAGAATCCGATTATTCCACTCACTTGCTCCTCTGATTCCCAAAAACTTCCCAAAATGCCTTCGCAATCCCATCATCTTGAAAGACGTAGATACAAAAATACTCCCAGAATGCTCTCAGAACCCTTCTCTCTTGAAACATGTAGACGCCCAAATGATCAAAACGGGCTTCAATCCCCGGACATGTCGATCCAATTATCAGATGGAAGATCTCCTCCGAAGAGGAGAATTGTCAGAAGCTCGGCAGCTGTTCGACGAAATGCCTCACAGAAACATAATCTCAACAAACACGCTGATTTCAGGATACGTGAAATCCGGTAACCTCTGTGAAGCCCGGCAGATGTTCGATGGCATGATCGGTCGGAACACCGTCACGTGGACCATCATGATCGGTGGGTACTCTCAGAACAAGCAAACCCAAGAAGCATTCTTGCTTTTTTCAGAGATGCAAAGGGCGGGGACAGAAGTTGATCACGTGACCATTGTCTCTCTGCTATCGGCATGCAATAATGGCGAGTGCTCGAATCAGGTGATTCAAGTTCATGCCTGTGTCCTTAAATTAGGCTATGAATCGGCTCTGATTGTTTCCAATACTTTGGTTGATTCCTACTTGAAATGCCACCTTATGGGAGATGCGTGCAaaatgtttgacaaaatgccccGAAAAGATTGCGTGACATTTAATGCAATGATAACAGGGTTTTCGAAAGACGGGCGTTCTGAGCAAGCATTGAAACTCTTCATAGAAATGCAAAATATGGGTATGAAACCTTCTGAGTTCACTTTTGCAGCAATTTTATCTGCCAGTACTGGATTGGGTGATCTGGTGGTTGGCCAACAGATTCACGGACTTGTTATCAAGACCCATTTAGGTTGGAATGTCTTTGTGAGTAATGCTCTACTTGATTTCTACTCGAAATGCGATTGTGTGGGTGATGCAAGGAGACTCTTTGACGAGATGCCAGAAGTAGATGgtgtttcttataatgtgatcATCACGAGCTATGCTTGGAATGGGCAGAACAAAGAATCTCTCGATCTCTTTCGGGCTTTGCAGTTTTCTGGCTTCGATCGAAAGCAATACCCTTTTGCTAGCATCTTAAGCGTGGCCGCAGTTCAATCAGATTTTGAAATTGGTCGGCAAATCCATGCTCAGGCAATTTTAACATCAGCTGAATCTGATATTTTGGTGGGCAATTCTCTGATCGACATGTACGCCAAATGCGGTCACATTGATGTTGCTGAGATGATTTTTAAGAATAGAATTGACCGAAACACGGTCTCTTGGACTGCACTGATTTCGGGTTATGTGCAAAAGGGATTCCATGAGGAAGCCTTGGAGTTGTTCTCTGAAATGCGGAGTGCTGATGTGAGCTCAGATCAGGCAACATTTTCCAGTGTTTTACGAGCTTCTGCAAGTTTGGCGTTGCTTGGATTAGGAAAGCAGCTACATTCATATATTATAAGATCAGGGTTCATGGCAAACGTGTTTGTTGGAAGTGCCCTTCTAGACATGTATGCAAAGTGCGGGTGCATTGAAGAGGCAGGTTGGATCTTTGATGAGATGCCGAATCGGAATATAGTCTCATGGAATGCCATGATCACGGCTTACTCTCAAAATGGGCATGGCAAGGCTGCTCTTACATTGTCTGAAGACATGCTACAATGTGGTGCTCAACCAGATTCCGTCACCTTCCTGAGTATCTTATCTGCATGCAATCATGGTGGGCTCGTAGAAGAAGGATCTCGGTGCTTCAATTTCATGACTCAGGTCTGTAAGCTTGAGCCCAAGAGAGAACACTATGCTTGCATGGTTGATATCTTGGGTCGGGTTGGACGTTTGGATGAAGCAGAGAAACTTATGGCCCAGATGCCGTTTGAACCTGACATCATCATGTGGTCTTCGATTTTAAATTCTTGCAGGATCCACTGTAACCAAGAATTGGGTCAGCGGGCTGCAGACCAGCTGTTCAAGATGGAACTCAAAGATGCGGGACCTTATGTGATCATGTCAAATATTTATGCTGCTGCTGGTCGATGGGAAGATGTTTCGAAGGTGAAGAAAGCGATGAAGGACCGAAGGGTTAAAAAGGAGCCAGCCTATAGTTGGGTTGAAATCAAACAGAAGATCCATTCATTCTCAGCCAATGACGAGGCCCACCTGCAAACAGATGAGATCAGGAAAATGATTGATACGCTGTCAAAGCGGATGGAGAAGGAAGGATACAAGCCTGATACTAGTTGTGCTCTTCACAATGTCGAAGAGGAAATCAAAGTGGAGTCATTGAGATATCACAGTGAGAGATTGGCAATTGCTTTTGCATTGATCAATACCCCGCCCGGATCGCCAATACTGATCATGAAGAACATAAGAGCATGCACGGACTGCCATGTGGCTATCAAGGTGATTTCCAAGATAGTAGGGAGGGAAATTACAGTGAGGGACTCAAGCAGGTTCCATCATTTCAGAGATGGGTTTTGCTCTTGTGGGGATTATTGGTGA